The Methanohalophilus portucalensis genome window below encodes:
- a CDS encoding formate--phosphoribosylaminoimidazolecarboxamide ligase, giving the protein MITKKQISDILKDYNTEDLAIATVCSHSSLQIFHGARKEGLKTIGICIGEPPRFYNAYPLAKPDEFISVDSYKNIPDIAPLLRQKNAIIIPHGSFVEYMGADKFLDLEVPTFGNRAVLNWESDRTKEREWLEGAGIHMPRLVEPEDIHGPVMVKYHGAKGGRGFFIAKNYEEFLENIDESEKYTVQEFIVGTRYYLHFFYSPLRQEGYKLSNGTLEMLSMDRRVESNADEIFRLGSPKELEKASVQPTYVVTGNIPLVARESLMPKIFSLGEQVVEESLKLFGGMIGSFCLETVFTDQLEIKVFEISARIVAGTNIYTNGSPYSDFIEEGLSTGKRISQEVKLAAEQEKLEVILS; this is encoded by the coding sequence ATGATCACGAAAAAGCAGATCTCCGACATCCTGAAAGACTACAATACCGAGGACCTGGCGATTGCAACGGTATGTTCTCATTCCAGCCTCCAGATATTCCATGGAGCCAGGAAAGAGGGGTTAAAAACAATCGGAATTTGCATAGGTGAACCTCCGCGCTTTTATAATGCCTATCCCCTGGCCAAACCCGATGAGTTCATTTCCGTTGACAGTTACAAGAATATACCCGATATCGCCCCCCTTTTAAGACAGAAAAACGCCATAATAATACCTCATGGTTCCTTTGTGGAATACATGGGTGCCGATAAATTCCTTGATCTTGAAGTACCCACCTTTGGTAACCGTGCTGTACTCAATTGGGAATCAGACCGCACAAAAGAGCGGGAATGGCTGGAGGGAGCAGGAATTCACATGCCCCGGCTTGTAGAACCCGAAGACATCCACGGTCCTGTAATGGTCAAATATCATGGTGCCAAAGGAGGACGCGGTTTCTTCATTGCCAAGAACTATGAGGAATTCCTGGAAAATATCGATGAAAGTGAGAAGTACACCGTCCAGGAATTTATTGTAGGCACACGCTATTATCTGCACTTCTTCTATTCACCACTCAGGCAAGAAGGATACAAACTCAGTAACGGAACACTTGAAATGCTGAGTATGGACAGACGTGTCGAATCCAATGCCGATGAGATATTCCGTCTGGGTTCTCCTAAAGAACTGGAAAAAGCAAGTGTGCAACCGACCTATGTTGTTACCGGCAATATCCCCCTGGTAGCCAGGGAATCACTGATGCCCAAGATATTTTCTCTCGGAGAACAGGTTGTGGAAGAATCCCTCAAATTGTTTGGCGGCATGATCGGATCCTTCTGTCTGGAAACGGTTTTTACAGACCAGCTTGAGATCAAGGTATTCGAGATTTCAGCCAGGATAGTAGCAGGTACCAATATATACACCAATGGTTCGCCATACTCTGATTTCATAGAAGAAGGATTATCCACAGGCAAACGTATTTCCCAGGAAGTCAAACTTGCAGCAGAGCAGGAAAAGCTGGAAGTAATCCTTTCCTGA